The genomic stretch TAAATATAATAGGTTGCTATATTTATCTTTAAGTAATCCAACTAAAATAAGTGAAGATGATATAATAAAGGTAAGACAGGATATAAGAAAGATAAATTCGAAATTTTATCCTGAACTTGAAAAGTATAAAACTAAGTTATTAATGATGACTCATTTAATGCAGGCAAACTACTATTTTAATATAAAGGATGCTGAAAAACTTAAATTACTTAAGAAAAAGATAAATGAAACTAAGTTAAAAGAAAACTTAAGTTTAGAGAGAATAAATAATTTTATAGATTATACATTAAGATCTTTAGGAGATGAAAAATAATGAAATATTCAAAAAGTTATGTTGCAATAGTTACGCCTTTTGATGATAATTTAGAAGTAGATATAAATAAATTAAAAGAGCTTGTAAAATTTCATAAAGAAAATGGTACGCGTGGAATAGTTGTTTGCGGTACTACAGGAGAAGCTGCAACATTAAGTGAACAAGAGTATATTTTAACTATAAAAACAGTTATAGAAGAAGCAAATGGAGAAATACAGGTAATTGCAGGGGCTGGTTCAAACTCAACTGAAAAAGCTGTTTATTTAACAAAATTATGTAAAAATTTAGGAGTTGATGCAGTATTATCTGTTGTACCTTATTATAACAAGCCTAGTCAAAGAGCATTGATTAATCATTTTAAAAAAATTGCAGAAGTTGGTCTTGATGTAATATTATATAATGTTCCAAGTAGAACAGGTATAAATATGGAGGCAGGTACTACTATAGAACTTTCAAAAGTAGAAAACATAGTAGGAATTAAAGAAGCAACAGGAAGTATAGAACAAATGATAGAAATAGCAAATAACACTAAAGATTTTGCTATACTTTCAGGAGAAGATAATTTAATATTACCTATGCTTTCAGTAGGATGTGTTGGTGTAATATCAGTTACAGCAAATATTTTACCTAGAAAAGTTGCAGATATTTTTGAATTAGATGGTAAAGAAAGATTAGAGCTTCATAAATATATGTATGATATACATAAAAATATGTTTATTGAAGGAAATCCTGTAACTATCAAAAATGCTATGAAAATTTTAAATATATTAGATAATGATAATGTAAGAGAACCTCTTTTAAGTGCTTCAGAAAATACTGAAAGTAAATTAAGAGACTTATTTAAAGGAAAAGGTTTAATTTAATGGAAATGAAATTTGAAAAATATACAGGTATAGGAAATGACTTTATAATAACAGACTATGATGTTACAGTTAAAGATGTTATTAAATTATGTAATAGAAGATTTGGTATAGGTGCAGATGGTTTAATTAAGTTAACCCAAAAAGATAACCTATATTATATGACTTTTTTTAATTCAGATGGAAGTTATGCACCTATGTGTGGTAATGGAATTAGATGTTATACGCATTATTTATATAATAACAATTTAATAAAAGGAAATAGTATTGATATAGACACTAAATCTGGGATTAAACATATAGAGTATAAAGTTGAAAATGAAGAATTTAAAGTTAGAGTTAATATGGGAGTTTCAACAAAAGATTCATTTAATAATGAAATTAAGATTTTAGATAGAACTTTTAGTTATTCTTATACATATACTGGGACTGACCATATAGTAATATTTGTTGATAAGAATGAATTAAATGAAGAATTTGTTATTAAATATGGTAGTTTAATACAGAAAGAAAAAGATGCAAACGTAAATTTTGTAAATATAAAGAGTAGAGATAATATTGATGTTATAACTTATGAAAGAGGAGCAGGTTTAACTTTAGCTTGCGGAACTGGTGCATGTGCATCGGCCTATATTTCAAATTACTATAATTATACTGATAATAATGTGAAAGTTAACCTTTTAGGAGGTAATTTAGATATAGAATTATCAGATAGTATATATATGACAGGTAAAAGTGAATATTTATTTAAAGGAAGTGTAATGTTATGAAAAATTTAGCTATAGTTGGGGCAACTGGTCTAGTTGGATCTACATTTTTAAAAGTAATAGAAGAAAGAAAAATACCGTTTAATAAGTTGTATTTATATGCTTCTAAAAGATCAGCTGGTAAAAAAATTGAATTTTTAGGTAAAGAATATGAAGTTATAGAACTAAAAGAAGAAAATATTAAAGATGATATAGATTTTGCACTATTTTCAGCTGGAGGTTCAATATCAACAGAATTTGCACCTAAATTTGCAAAACATGGAGCCATAGTAATTGATAATTCAAGTGCATGGAGAATGGATAATGAAGTTCCATTAATAGTTCCTGAAGCAAATCCAGAAGCTATTAATGATATTAAAAAAGGTATTATAGCAAATCCAAATTGTTCAACTATACAATGTATGCCAGTTTTAAAAGCATTAGATAAGGCTTATGGACTTGAAAGAGTTATTTATTCTACTTATCAATCTGTTTCAGGTGCAGGGATGAATGGACTTAAAGATTTAGATAGAAATTTAAATGGAGAAGAGTCACAAAATTTCCCTTATCAAATTGCATTTAATTTAATTCCACATATAGATGTGTTTTTAGATAATGGATACACAAAAGAAGAAATGAAAATGGTTAATGAAACACGTAAAATTTTAAGTTTACCAGAATTAAGAATAAGTGCAACTTGTGTTAGAGTACCTATTAGATATTCACATTCTATTTCTGTTAATGTTGAATTTAAAAATGAATTTGACCTAAATGAATTAAAAGAAATATTAAGAAATACAAAAAATGTAATTGTTGAAGATGATGTAAATAATAAAATCTATCCTATGCCTATAAATGCAGAAGGAACAGATGAAGTTTATGTTGGAAGAATAAGAAGAGATGAATCAGTTAAAAATGGAGTTAATCTTTGGATAGTATCAGATAATATTAGAAAAGGTGCAGCAACTAATACAGTACAAATATTAGAATTATTTTTATAGGATAAATTATGATTAGAAAAGAAATTTTAAAATTAAATAATAATGAAAATATAGATTGGTATAATATTATATCTATTAATGAAGAAGATAAGCAGGAATTAATAAATAAAGAGTTTATAACTAAAAGATTTTTAGAATATGCAATAGATGTTGATGAAAGTGCTAGATTTGAAAATGATAAATCTAGAAATATTCAATTATTTTGTTATGATATACCATATTTTGATAATTTTATAGGATCTATTGCAACAACTCCCATAGTTTTTATTACAAAATATAATGATGTGTATACTTTTATTACCGATAATGATGATTATGATGAGTTAAATGATTTATTGTATAAAATAGTTCATAAAAAGGTATACGATAGTATATTACATTTAATATTAGAAGTGTCATATGAATTTTCATTTATATATCATGACAAAATAAAATTTATTCATAAAGAGAGAAATGAAATAAAGAAATCTTTTATTAAAGATAATAAAAATACTGATATATATAAACTTTTAAATTTAGAACAAGGGTTGACTTATTTAACTAGTTCTTTAAAAACAAATTTAATGGCATTAAATTCTATTAAAAGGAAAAAAGATGATTTATTAAATATAGAAATTGAAAAATTAGAAAATATTATTATAGAGTTAGAACAAGCAACAGAAATGTCAGATATTGCTTTAACTATAATTGATAAAGAAAAATCTACATATTCTACAGTTATAGATAATAATTTAAATAAAACTATGAAATTTTTAACTGCATTTACAGTTGTTCTTACAATTCCAACTTTAATATATGGATTTTGGGGAATAAATACTCCTGTACCATTTCAAGAAAATCCTAATGGATATATATATGTAATTTTAATATCATTGTTATTTTCAATAATAACAGTTATACTATTTTGGAAAAATAAATTTTTTAAATAAGGAGTGAGATATGTTAGATATAGATATTAGCTATGATATTTCAAATGATAAGGAATATTTAGATGAGGATAAAATAAAAGAGTTTGCTGAATATATAGTTTCAGGAGAAAAAGAAGATGAATATGCTAAAAATGATTACTATATTTCACTTTTAATAACTAATAATGAAAATATTCAACAAATAAATAAGGAATATAGAGGAAAAGATATGCCTACAGATGTAATATCTTTTGCATACAATGAAACAGAAAATTTTGGACCAGTTGAAGTAATAGGTGATATAGTTATATCACTAGATAGGGTAATAGAACAATCTAATAGCTATAATCATAGTGAGGCAAGAGAATTTTATTATGTATTATGTCATGGCTTATTGCATATTTTAGGTTATGATCATATAGAAGAAGAAGATAGAATTAAAATGCGTAGCAAGGAAGAATTCTACTTGACTAAATTTAATTATACGAGGGAATTATGAAGCAAGAAGAAAATAAAAGATCTGAAATAGAAAGCTTAAACTATGCTATAGAAGGGATAAAGTCAGCTTTAAAAAGTGAAGCTCATATGAGATATCATTTTTTAGGAGCATTTGTAGTATTAGTTTTAAGTTTAATAATAGATATTAGTAAATTTGAAATAATGTTAATTATTGTTATGATAACACTTGTAATATTTGCTGAACTTGTAAATACAGCTATAGAAAAAATAGTTGATTTAGTATCACCAGAATATCATGATATAGCTAAATTTGTTAAAGATGTTGCGTCTGGATCAGTACTAGTAAGTACAATAGGTGCAGTAGGAGTAGGATATTTAATATTTTATGATAGATTACTTGCAATATATTTTAACGGAGATAACTTTATAAAACTAGTTGGTCGTGTTGGTAATTTAAGTTTAATAATATTTGCTATTATTTTTATAATTGTAATATCAATAAAAGCATATTTAAATAAAGGAACTGCTCTTGAAGGAGGAATGCCTAGTGGACATTCTGCACTTGCTTTTTCTATATTTACTATAGTTTGGTTTATAAGTAAAAGTCCTAGAATTAATGTTTTAGTATTTATAATGGCTTTACTTGTAGCTCAAAGTAGAATTAAGTCAAAGATACATACGCTAAGTGAAGTATTTGTAGGAAGTTTGATAGGATTTGGGGTAACATTTATTATACTTGAGATTTTATATAAATTTGGGAAAATAGTATTGTGAGGTGTGTATGTTAATAAATTATATTAAAATATTTATTATAGCAGCTATTCCTATAATAGAATTAAGAGGAGCTATACCATATTCACAGATATATAATTTACCATATATACCTAGTCTATTATTTGCTATAATAGGTAATTTAGTACCTATGCCATTAGTTTATTATTTTGCAAAAGAGATATTAAATTGGGGTAAAGATAAGAAATTTATAGGAAAATTTTTCTCTTATGTATTAAGAAAAGGGCATAATGCCGGTGAAGAATTAATAAAAAAAAGTAAAAATGGTATATTTATAGCTTTATTATTATTTGTAGCTGTACCAATTCCAGGAACAGGAGCATATACAGGTATGCTTGCAGCTTCAATATTAGATATAGATTTTAAGAAAAGTTTTTTAGCTATATCTTTAGGAGTCATAGGTGCAGCAATAATAGTATCTATATTAACATTTGCTATTAAAGCTATTTAATAAAAATGACACTTCTTAATGAAGTGTCATTTTATTAATATCTCTTTTAATATCTCTTTCTTTAATACTTTCTCTTTTATCATAATTCTTTTTACCACGAGCAAGAGCAATTTTAACTTTTATAATTCCCCCTTTATTGTATACTGAAAGAGGGACAATAGTATATCCTTTTATTTTAGTTTTTTCATGTATTTTTGAAATTTCTTTTTTGTGTAATAATAACTTTCTAACCCGAGTTTCATTTACATTATTAATATTACCAAAAGAATAATTTGAAACAAACATCCCCATAATAAACATTTCATTTTTTATTATCCTAACAAAACTTTCTTTTATACTAACTTTAGTTAATTTAATTGATTTAACTTCTGTTCCTTTAAGTTCTATACCTGCTTCATATTCATCTTCAATGAAATAGTCAAAGTAGGCTTTTTTATTATTAGCAAGTATTTGCATTATATTACCTCCGAAGTAATTTCTATTCTTTCATAATCTAAATTTAATATACGTATATTTACATATTCACCTATAAAATATTCTTTATTATCACTAGTTGATATTATAGAATCTTCGTTAAATGTATAGTTTGGTGAATTTTCAATATATGAACATACTTCTATATTATTAGAAAGTTGTAAAAATACTTTAGAACCTTTTATTCCAGATATCATTGCTTGCATAATTTTTCCTTTTTTTGATTTCATGTAATCAAGAAGTTTTAAATTAATAGAGTCTCTTTCTAGTCTTTCAGCAATTCTTTCTGTATTTGAAATATGTTCAGCAATGTTTTTAAATTTAGTATCTAATTTATTTAGATCAAGATTTCTATAATTTGTAATAGAGTAGTATAACATTCTGTGTACTACTAAATCAGAATATCTTCTAATAGGAGAAGTAAAATGTAAATAGTGATCAAGTGCAAGACCAAAATGTCCTAAATCTTTATTATGATATTTTGCCTTCATCATAGATCTTAATATCAGTTTATGGATTAAATATGATTTTTCACCATCTTTACTACTATTTATTATTTTTGACATTTTACTTGGCTTAATATCTTGTATATTTTTAATATTATATCCAAGTAAATTAAGTTTTTTATTTAATTCAGAAAGTGAATCATAACTAGGTGTTTCATGTACTCTATAAATAGCAGGGAGTTCTTGCCAAAATAATTTTTCAGCAACAGCTTTATTTGCTTCAATCATAAAATCTTCTATAAGGTTTTCAGCAAGACCAGAAGATCTAGTTTTAATTTCAGAAACTTGATTATTTTTATCAAGTATTACTTTAATTTCTGGAATATCAAAGTTTATCATACCTTTTTTATTTTTTTTATTTCTTAACATTTTTGAAAGTTCAAGCATATCATGAAGCATAGGTAATTTATTAGATTTTGTTTCAAATATATTATTTACTTCATCATATGAGTATCTTTCTTTTGAATTAATAATTGATTTAAAGAAATCTGTTTCTATTAATTTACCTTTTAGATTATATTTAAGTTTAATAGTAAAGCATAATTTATCTTCATTAGGATTTAAAGAACATAAATTATTTGATAGTTTTTTAGGAAACATAGGTATAACTTTATCAACTAAATATACTGAATTTCCTCTATTAAATGCTTCCTTATCTAGTAGAGAATTTTCTTTTACAAAATGGGAAACATCAGCTATAGATACCCATAGGGTATAGAAATTATCATCTTTTTCAAGATATATTGCATCATCTAAATCTTTAGCTGTAATATCATCTATGGTGATAGTATGCTTATCTCTTAAATCAATACGATTTTCTAATTCCTTTTCTATAACAGGTCTTTTTATTTTAATAGCTTCATTTCTAATATCCTTAGAAAAAGAAGTTGGTATATTAGACCTATCTAATATATTATTAAATACATTTTCTGAATTATTTATATTACCATAGTTTTTAACTAATTCAGCACTTATACTTTTATAATCTTTTATAGTAGTATTATTTATTTTAACAGAAACTAAATCATTAACATTTAAATCATTTAATTTAGGTAATCTTACTAATATATCACTTCTATTTAGTTGAACTAGTATCTTATTTTTCCAAACACGAATAACCCTACCGTAGTAGGGCTCTTTTTGTTTTTCTATAATTTCTAGAACTTTACCTGTTTGAGTTTTTAAATCAACTGCAACTTTTATAGTGTCGCCATCAAAAGCTCCTTTAAAGTTTCTAGG from Pseudostreptobacillus hongkongensis encodes the following:
- the dapA gene encoding 4-hydroxy-tetrahydrodipicolinate synthase, with translation MKYSKSYVAIVTPFDDNLEVDINKLKELVKFHKENGTRGIVVCGTTGEAATLSEQEYILTIKTVIEEANGEIQVIAGAGSNSTEKAVYLTKLCKNLGVDAVLSVVPYYNKPSQRALINHFKKIAEVGLDVILYNVPSRTGINMEAGTTIELSKVENIVGIKEATGSIEQMIEIANNTKDFAILSGEDNLILPMLSVGCVGVISVTANILPRKVADIFELDGKERLELHKYMYDIHKNMFIEGNPVTIKNAMKILNILDNDNVREPLLSASENTESKLRDLFKGKGLI
- the dapF gene encoding diaminopimelate epimerase encodes the protein MEMKFEKYTGIGNDFIITDYDVTVKDVIKLCNRRFGIGADGLIKLTQKDNLYYMTFFNSDGSYAPMCGNGIRCYTHYLYNNNLIKGNSIDIDTKSGIKHIEYKVENEEFKVRVNMGVSTKDSFNNEIKILDRTFSYSYTYTGTDHIVIFVDKNELNEEFVIKYGSLIQKEKDANVNFVNIKSRDNIDVITYERGAGLTLACGTGACASAYISNYYNYTDNNVKVNLLGGNLDIELSDSIYMTGKSEYLFKGSVML
- a CDS encoding aspartate-semialdehyde dehydrogenase; the encoded protein is MKNLAIVGATGLVGSTFLKVIEERKIPFNKLYLYASKRSAGKKIEFLGKEYEVIELKEENIKDDIDFALFSAGGSISTEFAPKFAKHGAIVIDNSSAWRMDNEVPLIVPEANPEAINDIKKGIIANPNCSTIQCMPVLKALDKAYGLERVIYSTYQSVSGAGMNGLKDLDRNLNGEESQNFPYQIAFNLIPHIDVFLDNGYTKEEMKMVNETRKILSLPELRISATCVRVPIRYSHSISVNVEFKNEFDLNELKEILRNTKNVIVEDDVNNKIYPMPINAEGTDEVYVGRIRRDESVKNGVNLWIVSDNIRKGAATNTVQILELFL
- a CDS encoding magnesium transporter CorA family protein; the encoded protein is MIRKEILKLNNNENIDWYNIISINEEDKQELINKEFITKRFLEYAIDVDESARFENDKSRNIQLFCYDIPYFDNFIGSIATTPIVFITKYNDVYTFITDNDDYDELNDLLYKIVHKKVYDSILHLILEVSYEFSFIYHDKIKFIHKERNEIKKSFIKDNKNTDIYKLLNLEQGLTYLTSSLKTNLMALNSIKRKKDDLLNIEIEKLENIIIELEQATEMSDIALTIIDKEKSTYSTVIDNNLNKTMKFLTAFTVVLTIPTLIYGFWGINTPVPFQENPNGYIYVILISLLFSIITVILFWKNKFFK
- the ybeY gene encoding rRNA maturation RNase YbeY; this translates as MLDIDISYDISNDKEYLDEDKIKEFAEYIVSGEKEDEYAKNDYYISLLITNNENIQQINKEYRGKDMPTDVISFAYNETENFGPVEVIGDIVISLDRVIEQSNSYNHSEAREFYYVLCHGLLHILGYDHIEEEDRIKMRSKEEFYLTKFNYTREL
- a CDS encoding diacylglycerol kinase translates to MKQEENKRSEIESLNYAIEGIKSALKSEAHMRYHFLGAFVVLVLSLIIDISKFEIMLIIVMITLVIFAELVNTAIEKIVDLVSPEYHDIAKFVKDVASGSVLVSTIGAVGVGYLIFYDRLLAIYFNGDNFIKLVGRVGNLSLIIFAIIFIIVISIKAYLNKGTALEGGMPSGHSALAFSIFTIVWFISKSPRINVLVFIMALLVAQSRIKSKIHTLSEVFVGSLIGFGVTFIILEILYKFGKIVL
- a CDS encoding COG2426 family protein: MLINYIKIFIIAAIPIIELRGAIPYSQIYNLPYIPSLLFAIIGNLVPMPLVYYFAKEILNWGKDKKFIGKFFSYVLRKGHNAGEELIKKSKNGIFIALLLFVAVPIPGTGAYTGMLAASILDIDFKKSFLAISLGVIGAAIIVSILTFAIKAI
- the smpB gene encoding SsrA-binding protein SmpB; this encodes MQILANNKKAYFDYFIEDEYEAGIELKGTEVKSIKLTKVSIKESFVRIIKNEMFIMGMFVSNYSFGNINNVNETRVRKLLLHKKEISKIHEKTKIKGYTIVPLSVYNKGGIIKVKIALARGKKNYDKRESIKERDIKRDINKMTLH
- a CDS encoding ribonuclease R family protein produces the protein MNKILTTKFIYRYQRIAFVFTEDDKKITIQPRNFKGAFDGDTIKVAVDLKTQTGKVLEIIEKQKEPYYGRVIRVWKNKILVQLNRSDILVRLPKLNDLNVNDLVSVKINNTTIKDYKSISAELVKNYGNINNSENVFNNILDRSNIPTSFSKDIRNEAIKIKRPVIEKELENRIDLRDKHTITIDDITAKDLDDAIYLEKDDNFYTLWVSIADVSHFVKENSLLDKEAFNRGNSVYLVDKVIPMFPKKLSNNLCSLNPNEDKLCFTIKLKYNLKGKLIETDFFKSIINSKERYSYDEVNNIFETKSNKLPMLHDMLELSKMLRNKKNKKGMINFDIPEIKVILDKNNQVSEIKTRSSGLAENLIEDFMIEANKAVAEKLFWQELPAIYRVHETPSYDSLSELNKKLNLLGYNIKNIQDIKPSKMSKIINSSKDGEKSYLIHKLILRSMMKAKYHNKDLGHFGLALDHYLHFTSPIRRYSDLVVHRMLYYSITNYRNLDLNKLDTKFKNIAEHISNTERIAERLERDSINLKLLDYMKSKKGKIMQAMISGIKGSKVFLQLSNNIEVCSYIENSPNYTFNEDSIISTSDNKEYFIGEYVNIRILNLDYERIEITSEVI